The Rhizoctonia solani chromosome 1, complete sequence sequence TCACATGGGCAAGAGCAAACGCTACGAAACAAGCAACACAATCTTGGAGGAAAATCTGGGACTAACACACTTCAGCGCGTCCAGATTTGGGCACCTACATCCCCAGGGCCCCATCCCACGAACTCCATCCAATCTTTAACCACCCAAAGTACCCCCGCAACATACAATGCCGGCTAGTCGAACTCCTCACTGGACACGGCTTCTACGGGGAATACAGCGCCCGCTTCCACCCACACATAGACCCACAATGCTCGTGCGGCGAACCCAAACAATCGCCCGAACACCTGCTCATGTTCTGCCCGGATACGGAAGAATACAGGCAAACTATTACTGAGATTTCGCCTGAACGCTCCTGGGAGGAGATATTTGGAACACTGCCGGGACTGGAGGCAGTATCTGAGCTCATACTCAAGTCGGGAATTGGCAAGTGTAGAGATCCGCCGGCAGCCGCTCAAACTCTGTAGGGCCTTACACCCATGTCCATACGTCCTTGCGACTGCTCTTtacgcccttacggccgcCTCACCCCCCGTCCTTACAACACGCCGCCTATCACGCCCTTATGGCCCCTGTACCAGGTCTCTATGGCTTCCCCGTGCTTACTACCTCGCTTGTTGACTCCGGTTCTGTTTTTCCCtttttctcttttttctctctctcttagCGTAGTTTGCCTCGGTTTCTTGTGAGcagtttgccttgtttcgcatgtagctccttaaatatgaatcttagaaaaaaaaaaagtagtGTCACGTGAAGGCTTTATCAGTTTGATAAGCAGCGTAGAAATTAAATTTACCACGTGACTTTCGTAATTAAGGCATCACGTGATCTGTTCAGACTGTCCCGAGCACCACCATCTAGTGATGTTGGATCGTAACTTTGCTGTGGCTGCCGGGCTTGCTGCCTCGCAAGAGGGGCCGTTTGGTTAGCTTGGCGCTAGTTGTGTCCAAGCATGTTATTGTTGTTACCACTGGTTTGTCAAATCGAGCGTTGTTATGGTTTCTGGGTGGTTGCCTTGCAAGAGGGGCCTTCCAGTAAGCTATGTCATCGTTGGTTTGGGCAACCCAGCCATTCCTGGACCCTACACACGCGGAACTTTGTCAGCCAGAATAGAGGTCGGATCAAATTAAACTCGGCATGAGCTAAGGTACGAGATGTCATGTAGTCTGGGATGATGATAAGTTTTTTAGCCAAAATGAAATATAGCTAGGGGCAATTATGGCCCCTGCATCAAGGCACTCGCTCGGTCACAAGCTTGGGGCTGAAACGTTATAACGAGCCGCAAGCAGGCACATTCGGTTTCCCTGGGTGACACCACCATATGAAGCCCCGATCTAACACTACAGCTCCCCACAAAGTGAGCGTGGGCGTACCTCGGCGGTATGTATGGTTCCTATTGTACCTTATGGGTTGTAACGGTAGGTTTGATTTTGGTTGGGTTCGAACGCAAAAAAGGGTACTCAAGGCACCAAAACCCACCCGGTGCTGTTAGCCCGAACGTAGTTCATTTTCGTGACAGATTTTTGTTTATTCCTTCGTACCCGTGCCCGATCAGTTGTATAGTAGTGATAACTCGGGAATGTGAATAGAATCCGTAACATGGCTGGCCCCGAGCTACAACCAAGGTCGGGAGTGAGCCCAATTTCAGCATTATGCCTGCCTGAATATAATTGAATGCGCTATACCCGATATCATGCTATATTCCAACCTATGGTATTTCCGTTTCTACCGCTTGGTTTTACTGGTTTGGTAGCTTGGGCCCTGGCATGGCTATTGATAAAAAAACACAATATACGTTTATATAAAAGCATACTACGATACAAAACAGCCGAATTGGTACGAAAAAAGAGGGGAAAAGCAGGGGAAATGATTGCGTGCAGCGAAGCAATGATCCCTTACATACTGACCGACGCTGCAGCGGTTTCAGAATCCATCGGGTCGTATGGTTCGGGGACCTGCAGACGCTGCGCACTGCTACGGGTTAGTACTCGCCCCCCGCTAGTTACGTTTGGCGTGCCCGAGGCGAGTGGCCGAGGTGCTTGAGGTGCGGAAGTACGGGATCTTAAGGGGAACGGGCTACCTCGCGATGTTTGCGCGAGGGTTGTAACGCGACCGCCTTGTGGTCCGGGGGTTCCTCGAACAGGGCCCACTGACTCGGGGGTGTCTCGCTGTATTGGACGCTGCGGGGAGGGATTACCTGGAAAATTATGAGATGAGTTAGCCAAATACCTACAGAAAGACCTACTTGGTGCGCCATTGTTTGATAGTGAGTCACCCGTAACGCGAGGGCGAGTTGGGCCGTTCCCAGGGCCATCCGAGGTGTGACGATCTTCGGGGCGTCGTTGtgttgatgtatgcgttacTTCATCGTCGAATAGGCTCGGGGCGTCTTCTGTGGATAGCATAGTATGATCAAGCACGTGTTATTGACGATAGTTTCAATGGTCGTACATTGAGCCAGAGATACATACCTTGAAAGTCGCCATTCGTACCAATCCC is a genomic window containing:
- a CDS encoding Reverse transcriptase from mobile element jockey protein, coding for MAPRTLQTRPDLGTYIPRAPSHELHPIFNHPKYPRNIQCRLVELLTGHGFYGEYSARFHPHIDPQCSCGEPKQSPEHLLMFCPDTEEYRQTITEISPERSWEEIFGTLPGLEAVSELILKSGIGKCRDPPAAAQTL